AAGTTAAGAAAAGGAGGCGCCGACCGCAAAGCGCGGTGGAGCGGGCCAAGCGGGTTACCAGACCGCTCGGCGATCCGACGGGAGCGCCCCGCTAAAAACGATAGCTCTTGGGCACCACCACCACCCCCGAAGGGGTCACGATGAAGCCTCGGGCGCGGTCGGCCTCGAGGTCAAAGCCGATTTCGGTATGGGGAGGAATCCGCACGTTTTTGTCCACGATCACGTTCTTGAGTTTGGCGTAGCGGCCCACCTCGACATGATCGAACAGCACCGAGCGCTCTACCAGGGCGTAGGAATTGACCCGTACCCGGCGGAAGAGTACCGAGGAGCGCACCGTCCCACCCGAGATGATCACCCCGCCCGCCAGAAGGCTGTTGAAAGCCTGGCCGACGCGGTTCCCAGCCTCATGGACAAATTTGGCGGGAGGGCTGTTGTAGTTGGCCGCCCGCAGGGGCCACTCCTCGTTGTACAGGTCGAACTCCGGGGTGACGGCGACCAAGTCCATGCTGGCCTCAAAGTAAGCATCCAGGGTCCCCACGTCGCGCCAGTAGGTGTTGGGGCCACTCTGCCCGGGGATGGGGTTGCGCTTGAAGTCGTAGACCTGGATGCGGTACCCCTCTTTGAGCGCCCGGGGAATCACGTCCTTGCCGAAGTCGTGGGAGGAGTTGTTGTCGCGGGCGTCGTGCTCGAGGAGTTCCACCAAGGCCTCGGTGCGGAAGAGGTAGTTGCCCATCGAGACGAGGGCCATATCCGGGCGACCGGGGATAGGCTTGGGCTCCTTGGGTTTCTCCTCGAAATCGAGCAGCCGCCACTGGTCATCCACCTGGAGTACCCCAAAGCGGCTAGCCTCGGCCACCGGCACCGAATAGGCGGCGATGGTGATGTCGGCCCGGTTGTCGAGGTGGTAGTCGAGCATGTGGGCCACGTTCATCTTGAAGATATGGTCGCCACCGAAAACAGCCACCGTCTCCGGGCGGTTGTTGAAGATGAGGTGCAGGTTCTGGTAGATAGCATCGGCCGTGCCGCGGTACCAGGCCGCTCCTAGCTCCTCGTAGCGGTACATCTGGGCCGGGACCAGCAGCACGAAGTGGTCGTCCAAAAAAGCCCCAAAGCGCCAGTTGCGCTGGATGTGCTCGGTGAGCGATTGGGCCTTGAACTGGGTCAGCACGTAGATGGCATAGATGCGCGAGTTGATGAAGTTGTTGAGTACGAAGTCAATGATGCGATAGCGCGCTCCAAAAGGCACGGCGGGCTTGGCGCGTTTGGCGGTGAGGGGGTACAGACGGCTACCCTGGCCCCCTGCGAGGATCATCCCTAGCACTTTCAAGCTCATAGTCACTCCTTAGAAGCCTCAGCCAGCGGTGCGAAGTCAACCTACGGCAAACCCTAACGGTGCAGACACCCACGGGCCAATACCTGGGGCTGGTTTGTACCTCCAGCATACCCAAAGAATGCCCAAACTTGCAGATTGCGATCATGCCCGGTCCACGCTCCCGGCGTCGGCCTACCCACCGGATACCTCCTCGGCTCGAGGGCCTCCAGGGCCATGGGGTAATTTAGAGAACGTGCGACTCTCTTACGACCTCCTTGAGTGGCGTACCTTTCCCCAAGACCCCGAAGCCTCCCTCCCGGAGGGTTCAAGCGAGAGCTTTTACGGCCAGGAACGGGCCAGAGAAGCCTTGGAGGCCGCTTTGCGCACCGGTGGGCACGGCTATTTGGTGGGGCCGCCTGGGCTGGGGAAAAAAGCCGCCCTGTTCGACTTCCTCAAGCATCACCCCCCCCGCACCCCGCCCCCCGATCAGCTCTACTTGCCGCTTTCCCCCTCGTTGGTCCTAGGTGTCCTTCTCCCGGCAGGGCAGGGTTGGGAGTTGCAGCGGGCGGCCTCGAGCTTTCTGGCCGAGCGCCAGTTGATCCAGGGCTACTTGGAGCAGATGCCTTTCTTGCAGGAAAAGTACCAGCTCGAGGCCCAGTTCAACGCCCAGCAGCGCGCTTTGCTGGAGAAGCTGGCCGAGGAAGCCAAGGCCCAGGGGTTCACCCTCGAGCGAACCGAGGAGGGGCTCCGGCTCTCCGGCCCCCAAGAGCCCTCGCCCGATCTCAAGGCGCGGCTGGAAGAGACCGTACTGGCCCTGATGAGCCTGGCCCACCGGGGTCGCGAGGCTTTGGGGCGGCTGCGCTACGAATGGGCGGCGCAGTACCTCGAGCCTCGGCTGCGCACCCTCTGCGAGCGCTACCCCACCGCCCGGCCCTACTGGGAAGCCCTCCACCGCCAGCTTTTGGCCTGGAGCGAGGCGGGAGAATACCCCCAGGACGTAACCCCCTGGCAGGCCCACCTGCTGCTGGGTGCCGCCTCGCAAAGCCCCCCGCCCGTGATCTATGAGCCCCTGCCAACCCCGGCTAGGCTCTGCGGGCGGCTCGAGTACCGCTCGGTGGAGGGAGGGCTTTTCACCCACGTCGGGCTGATCCGGCCCGGGGCGCTGCACAAGGCCCAAGGCGGGTTCTTGGTGCTTGACGCCATCCAGGTATGGCAGCAGGGAAGCTGGCCCTACCTCAAGCGGGCGCTCAAGAACGGCGAGATCGAGCTCTTCGGCGAGGAGGGCAACCCTAAGGTGCAAAGCCTGGAGGTCCTCCCCATGCCCCTACAGACCCAGGTCTTCCTGGTGGGAACCCCCGAGGTCTTCCATCTGCTGGAACACGACGAGGATTTCGCCGAGCTGTTTCGCTTCCGGGCAGAGTTCTCCCCGGTGCTCGAGGCCAACCCCCAGGCCCTGCGCTTTTTGGGAAACTTTGTCCAAAGCCACGGCTACCCCTTGCGCCAAGGGGCTCTGGCTGCCCTGTACGACCACGCCCGGCGCAGCGTGGAACACCGCCAGCTGCTGGACGCCAGGCTGGGGGAACTCCTCGCCCTAGCGCGGGAGGCCAGGGCCTTGGCCCCAACCCCCCTGACCCGGGAGGCGGTGCTGCAAGCCATCCGCCTGCACGAGGCGCGCTCGGCGCTAAGCGAAGAACACTTCTTGCGCGAAGTGCAGGAGGGGACCTGGAGCTTTCAGCTTCAGGGCAGGGCCTTGGGCCAGGTGAACGGCTTGGTGATCCTCGAGGCCGACCCTCCCTGGGGGCGCCCGGTGCGGATCACCGCCCGGGCCTCCGCCGGGCGGGAGGGGGTGGTCTCCATCGACCGCGAAGCTGGCCTCACCGGGCAGGTCTTTCACAAGGCGGCGCTTACCCTCGAGGGCTATCTACGCGGCCATTACGCCGAGGTGGGTTCGCTGGCGGTGACGGCGAGCGTGGTCTTCGAGCAGAACTATGGCCACATCGAGGGGGACTCGGCGGGGCTGGCTGAGCTGCTGGCGATCCTCTCGGCCATCGGGGGCTTCCCCCTGCGGCAAGACCTGGCCGTCACCGGTGCGGTGGATCAGCTGGGAAACGTGCTGGCGGTGGGTGGGGTTACCCCCAAGGTGGAGGGTTTCTACCGTATCTGCAAGGCAGTAGGGCTCACCGGAAGCCAGGGGGTGGTGTTGCCAAAATCCAATCTGGTCAACCTGACCCTCTCGGAAGAGGTGTTGCAGGCCGTAAAAGCCGGGCAGTTCCACCTCTACGCGGTGAGCCAAGTGGACGAGGC
The Meiothermus sp. Pnk-1 genome window above contains:
- the glgC gene encoding glucose-1-phosphate adenylyltransferase, encoding MSLKVLGMILAGGQGSRLYPLTAKRAKPAVPFGARYRIIDFVLNNFINSRIYAIYVLTQFKAQSLTEHIQRNWRFGAFLDDHFVLLVPAQMYRYEELGAAWYRGTADAIYQNLHLIFNNRPETVAVFGGDHIFKMNVAHMLDYHLDNRADITIAAYSVPVAEASRFGVLQVDDQWRLLDFEEKPKEPKPIPGRPDMALVSMGNYLFRTEALVELLEHDARDNNSSHDFGKDVIPRALKEGYRIQVYDFKRNPIPGQSGPNTYWRDVGTLDAYFEASMDLVAVTPEFDLYNEEWPLRAANYNSPPAKFVHEAGNRVGQAFNSLLAGGVIISGGTVRSSVLFRRVRVNSYALVERSVLFDHVEVGRYAKLKNVIVDKNVRIPPHTEIGFDLEADRARGFIVTPSGVVVVPKSYRF
- a CDS encoding AAA family ATPase; this translates as MRLSYDLLEWRTFPQDPEASLPEGSSESFYGQERAREALEAALRTGGHGYLVGPPGLGKKAALFDFLKHHPPRTPPPDQLYLPLSPSLVLGVLLPAGQGWELQRAASSFLAERQLIQGYLEQMPFLQEKYQLEAQFNAQQRALLEKLAEEAKAQGFTLERTEEGLRLSGPQEPSPDLKARLEETVLALMSLAHRGREALGRLRYEWAAQYLEPRLRTLCERYPTARPYWEALHRQLLAWSEAGEYPQDVTPWQAHLLLGAASQSPPPVIYEPLPTPARLCGRLEYRSVEGGLFTHVGLIRPGALHKAQGGFLVLDAIQVWQQGSWPYLKRALKNGEIELFGEEGNPKVQSLEVLPMPLQTQVFLVGTPEVFHLLEHDEDFAELFRFRAEFSPVLEANPQALRFLGNFVQSHGYPLRQGALAALYDHARRSVEHRQLLDARLGELLALAREARALAPTPLTREAVLQAIRLHEARSALSEEHFLREVQEGTWSFQLQGRALGQVNGLVILEADPPWGRPVRITARASAGREGVVSIDREAGLTGQVFHKAALTLEGYLRGHYAEVGSLAVTASVVFEQNYGHIEGDSAGLAELLAILSAIGGFPLRQDLAVTGAVDQLGNVLAVGGVTPKVEGFYRICKAVGLTGSQGVVLPKSNLVNLTLSEEVLQAVKAGQFHLYAVSQVDEALELFTGLKKGFRGAHERVRAALEEFQKLEEGQEEADTPDRKPFCG